One Timaviella obliquedivisa GSE-PSE-MK23-08B DNA window includes the following coding sequences:
- a CDS encoding transposase: LNKDYEHLPQTSETLIYLAMIRIMVRRLA; this comes from the coding sequence TTTGAACAAAGATTATGAACACCTTCCGCAGACCTCAGAGACTCTGATCTATCTGGCGATGATCCGGATTATGGTGAGGCGATTGGCGTAA